A genomic stretch from Planctomycetaceae bacterium includes:
- a CDS encoding dihydroorotase, producing MTTTLIRGGRVIDPASGQDAIANVLIENGRVTEISVNAGEGRPEIDIIDAADHIVCPGFIDTHVSLREPGFEEDECTITGTAAALAGGFTTIAAMPDTDPVVDNRSSAEFIRLQADRANNCRVFPIGAVTKGSKGLELAEIGQLCEGGAVGFSDGKLPIANAEVMRRALEYTRMFDRPILHFAIVPELADGGVMHEGFQSTRLGLRGVPAAAQDIMTGRDIALAELTGGRIHQMCVTTRDAVERIRIAQSRGIRVSADVTPHHLLLADNVMESFDTLYRCNPPLRSADHIASLIEGLKDGTIAAISADHQPLAIEKKAVELDVAPPGICGLETLLPICIQALIEPGHLTWPELIARLTTGPAAVLGLDHGKLQTGKAADITIIQPDVRWTICAEAFHSRSRNTPFDQWQVRGRVVTTMVNGIIRHRLP from the coding sequence ATGACAACGACGCTCATCCGAGGCGGCCGCGTCATTGACCCGGCATCCGGGCAAGACGCCATCGCCAATGTCCTGATCGAAAACGGGCGTGTGACCGAAATCAGTGTGAATGCCGGTGAAGGTCGCCCGGAAATTGACATCATTGACGCCGCAGACCACATCGTTTGTCCAGGTTTTATTGACACACACGTCTCTCTCCGCGAACCCGGCTTTGAAGAAGACGAATGCACAATCACCGGCACAGCGGCAGCTCTCGCGGGTGGATTCACCACGATTGCGGCAATGCCCGACACAGATCCGGTCGTCGATAATCGCTCGTCGGCCGAATTCATCCGATTGCAGGCCGACCGAGCCAACAACTGCCGGGTTTTTCCTATTGGGGCTGTCACAAAAGGCAGCAAAGGATTGGAGCTCGCCGAAATCGGTCAGCTCTGCGAAGGCGGAGCGGTTGGATTTTCGGATGGCAAGCTGCCAATCGCCAACGCAGAAGTCATGCGTCGGGCTCTTGAATATACCCGGATGTTTGACCGTCCGATCCTGCACTTCGCCATCGTCCCCGAACTTGCTGACGGCGGTGTGATGCACGAAGGCTTCCAGTCGACGCGACTTGGCCTTCGTGGTGTTCCGGCCGCCGCTCAGGATATCATGACCGGGCGCGATATTGCTTTGGCGGAATTGACCGGCGGCCGCATCCACCAGATGTGCGTGACAACTCGCGATGCCGTGGAAAGGATTCGCATCGCCCAGTCTCGCGGGATTCGCGTTTCAGCAGATGTCACTCCCCATCATCTGCTCCTCGCAGACAACGTCATGGAATCGTTCGATACACTTTATCGCTGCAATCCACCGCTTCGTTCAGCCGACCACATCGCGTCATTGATTGAGGGTCTGAAAGACGGCACAATTGCTGCAATCTCAGCCGATCATCAACCGCTGGCCATTGAGAAAAAAGCCGTTGAGCTCGATGTGGCCCCGCCGGGGATCTGTGGGCTCGAAACACTCCTGCCCATCTGCATACAGGCATTGATCGAGCCGGGGCATTTAACGTGGCCCGAACTGATTGCCAGACTCACCACCGGCCCGGCCGCTGTACTCGGTCTTGATCACGGCAAGTTACAGACAGGGAAGGCCGCAGATATCACCATCATTCAACCGGACGTCCGTTGGACAATTTGCGCCGAAGCCTTTCATTCGCGAAGCCGAAATACTCCATTCGATCAATGGCAGGTTCGAGGCCGGGTTGTCACCACAATGGTTAATGGAATCATCCGTCATCGCCTGCCCTGA
- a CDS encoding glycosylase: MVFVYGSRSVLIFAILGIASAWQSTVNAHDAPRCDKLETTHCRETESDGKTAADDVISLPEHLTHWKAALKQPVFEGRAGHWDALIRERGWIVRDGETWRLWYTGYNPEVQPVINRLGYATSADGIHWTRHSDQPVLDDVWVEDMMVVRHEKRWLMFAEGLDDQAQLLTSDDGIEWTRIGPLDVRLCSGQPIPPGPYGTPTVFQKDNVWYLFYERRDAGIWLATSTDLKTWTNVSDEPLILPGPDEYDRLMVAMNQIIEIDGTYIAVMHGTGTAQKPRDWCTTFAVSRDLRKWQKYQGNPLLPIADNKSSGQLVFDGQQFRLYTMHARIDLHVPTGNK, translated from the coding sequence ATGGTTTTTGTATACGGCTCTCGTTCGGTACTGATCTTCGCCATTCTAGGCATCGCATCGGCATGGCAGTCGACAGTAAACGCCCACGATGCCCCTCGCTGCGACAAGCTCGAAACTACCCATTGTCGTGAAACAGAGTCCGACGGCAAGACTGCTGCAGATGATGTGATCTCGCTGCCCGAGCACCTGACACACTGGAAGGCCGCTTTGAAGCAGCCTGTTTTTGAAGGCAGGGCAGGGCACTGGGATGCACTCATTCGGGAACGCGGCTGGATCGTCCGTGACGGGGAAACCTGGCGCCTTTGGTACACCGGGTATAATCCTGAAGTGCAACCCGTCATCAATCGACTTGGATATGCGACCAGTGCTGACGGAATTCACTGGACTCGACATTCCGATCAACCTGTTCTCGATGACGTCTGGGTTGAGGACATGATGGTGGTCCGCCATGAAAAACGCTGGCTCATGTTCGCCGAGGGTCTTGACGATCAGGCGCAGCTGCTGACCTCGGACGACGGAATCGAATGGACACGCATTGGCCCGCTGGACGTGCGACTGTGCAGCGGCCAGCCAATTCCCCCCGGTCCCTATGGCACACCGACCGTCTTTCAGAAAGACAACGTCTGGTATCTGTTTTACGAACGACGCGATGCCGGCATCTGGCTGGCGACCTCAACAGATCTGAAAACCTGGACCAATGTCAGCGATGAACCTCTGATTCTGCCGGGACCAGATGAATACGATCGGCTCATGGTTGCCATGAACCAGATCATCGAAATCGATGGGACTTACATCGCCGTGATGCACGGCACCGGCACAGCGCAAAAACCCCGAGACTGGTGCACAACATTTGCGGTCTCGAGAGATCTGCGAAAGTGGCAGAAATATCAGGGCAATCCCCTGTTGCCCATCGCTGACAACAAATCCAGCGGACAACTCGTCTTCGACGGTCAGCAATTTCGACTCTACACCATGCACGCCCGAATCGACCTGCATGTGCCAACCGGAAACAAGTGA
- the mraY gene encoding phospho-N-acetylmuramoyl-pentapeptide-transferase, translating to MPLPEFTLTVRSAAAAATACGVVLLAGNTTVEFLAKNLRERVVSDSVELNRRHAAKQGTPTMGGLLIVFALTISCLIWADLKSAPVRIGLPATLAMMFLGAADDFSKAKLQKKGVSGKLRLIIEAVCAIVCGIAIAEHSSISLPSAWAEIAWIAFVLVGSMNAVNLTDGLDGLAAGCSVVSATVLAIICLSCANAARISPEICRLGPQSAEFSIVSASLAGAMLGFLQFNRHPARLFMGDTGALPAGFILGFAAIVSGREFLYAFVGGVFVLETVSVIAQVAWYKKTRNRLLLCSPLHNHFVFRGVAERKIVGSFWILALVLGLTGLAMR from the coding sequence ATGCCACTGCCTGAATTCACGTTAACTGTTCGATCTGCCGCCGCCGCGGCCACTGCTTGTGGTGTGGTTCTGCTCGCGGGGAACACGACCGTTGAGTTTCTGGCAAAAAACCTGAGAGAACGGGTGGTCAGTGATTCGGTAGAATTGAACAGACGCCATGCCGCAAAGCAGGGAACGCCGACAATGGGAGGGCTGCTCATTGTTTTCGCCCTGACAATCTCGTGCCTGATTTGGGCAGATTTGAAGTCGGCCCCCGTTCGGATTGGATTGCCAGCCACGCTGGCCATGATGTTTCTTGGAGCCGCTGACGACTTTTCGAAAGCGAAATTGCAGAAGAAGGGTGTCTCTGGAAAACTGCGGCTCATCATCGAAGCGGTCTGCGCCATTGTGTGCGGTATCGCAATCGCAGAACACTCTTCCATCAGCCTGCCCTCCGCATGGGCAGAGATTGCCTGGATCGCCTTCGTTCTTGTGGGCTCGATGAATGCCGTAAACCTGACTGACGGACTGGATGGCCTCGCAGCCGGTTGTTCTGTTGTTTCAGCAACCGTTTTGGCAATCATTTGCCTCAGTTGCGCGAATGCAGCAAGGATTTCACCCGAAATATGCCGACTTGGACCTCAAAGTGCCGAGTTCTCGATCGTGTCCGCTTCTCTGGCAGGAGCAATGTTGGGTTTCCTGCAGTTCAACCGTCATCCAGCACGCCTGTTCATGGGCGACACCGGCGCTTTGCCGGCCGGATTTATCCTCGGGTTTGCGGCGATCGTGAGCGGGCGTGAATTCCTTTATGCGTTCGTGGGAGGCGTCTTTGTTCTGGAAACCGTTAGCGTTATCGCACAGGTAGCATGGTACAAGAAGACTCGCAACAGGCTCCTTCTATGCAGCCCTTTGCACAATCATTTTGTTTTCCGGGGCGTCGCGGAGCGAAAGATCGTCGGCTCATTCTGGATCCTGGCCCTCGTCCTGGGACTCACCGGCCTCGCAATGCGATAA
- a CDS encoding GspE/PulE family protein: protein MADWLERFVDDGTIGESQLEEARSMAANLGIPTEDALVRLGYISGADLGRAQAAEFNYEYVELEGLQIPNSIIEMVTESMARENVVIPTDIDGDAVVIAMSNPNNIEVLDKLRFVLNREIKPVMAPLESIQGAINRHYGQSETESVDSMISEFTETQIDFTKTEAAQALAGDEDDSAPIIRLANLIISEAVAMRASDIHIEPFEDRVRIRYRIDGVLMERDSPPRRLLAALVSRFKIMARMDIAEKRRPQDGRIKTRSGSKEFDLRVSILPTNHGQAVVMRILDRDNIKVGIRNLGFGEDNYRTFQNIIRRPNGIFLVTGPTGSGKTTTLYSALGELNRPDRKIITAEDPVEYYLPGINQVEVKHSIGLDFARIIKAMLRQAPNVILVGEIRDTETGEMAIQASLTGHLVFSTLHTNDAPGAITRLIDMGVQPFLVACSLMAVLAQRLVRVVCVKCKEPYQPTPEEVESFNITPEELEEGQWVRGRGCPNCKHTGYKGRRAVFELMTMNTTLREMAFNSEPAQNIRRQARLLGMSTLVEDAKDKAYEGMTSLSEVLKLSKGGH from the coding sequence ATGGCTGACTGGCTCGAACGGTTTGTCGACGACGGGACGATCGGTGAATCGCAGCTCGAAGAAGCGCGAAGCATGGCTGCCAACCTGGGGATTCCGACAGAAGACGCTCTTGTGCGCCTTGGTTATATCTCTGGGGCGGACCTGGGACGGGCACAGGCTGCCGAGTTCAACTACGAATATGTTGAACTGGAGGGTCTGCAGATTCCCAACAGCATCATCGAGATGGTGACGGAGTCGATGGCCCGAGAGAATGTTGTCATTCCGACGGATATTGACGGTGATGCTGTCGTCATTGCGATGTCGAATCCCAACAATATTGAGGTTCTTGACAAGTTGCGGTTTGTTTTGAATCGGGAGATTAAGCCTGTGATGGCCCCGCTGGAGTCGATTCAGGGGGCAATCAACCGTCACTATGGGCAATCCGAAACCGAATCTGTGGACTCCATGATCAGTGAATTCACTGAAACCCAGATTGACTTCACAAAGACGGAGGCTGCTCAGGCGTTAGCGGGCGACGAGGATGACAGTGCTCCAATCATTCGATTGGCAAATCTGATCATCTCGGAAGCCGTCGCGATGCGGGCGAGCGACATTCATATTGAGCCGTTTGAGGATCGGGTGCGTATTCGCTACCGAATCGACGGCGTGTTGATGGAACGTGATAGTCCTCCACGTCGACTGCTGGCTGCACTGGTTTCGCGTTTCAAGATTATGGCCAGAATGGATATCGCGGAGAAACGCCGACCTCAGGACGGCCGAATCAAGACGCGATCCGGCTCCAAGGAGTTCGACCTGCGCGTGTCGATTCTTCCGACGAACCATGGCCAGGCGGTGGTCATGCGTATCCTTGATCGTGACAACATCAAGGTGGGCATTCGGAACCTGGGGTTTGGAGAGGATAACTATCGAACCTTTCAGAACATCATTCGTCGCCCGAACGGGATCTTTCTTGTGACCGGTCCAACGGGAAGCGGAAAGACGACGACGCTGTACAGTGCTTTGGGTGAACTGAACCGTCCCGACCGAAAGATCATCACAGCGGAGGACCCGGTTGAGTACTACCTGCCCGGGATCAATCAGGTGGAGGTGAAGCACAGTATCGGCCTGGACTTCGCTCGAATCATCAAGGCGATGCTCCGTCAGGCACCGAACGTGATCCTTGTTGGGGAAATTCGAGATACCGAGACCGGTGAGATGGCAATTCAGGCAAGTTTAACTGGACACTTGGTTTTTAGTACGCTGCATACGAACGACGCGCCCGGAGCTATTACGCGCCTGATTGACATGGGGGTCCAGCCATTTCTGGTCGCATGTTCACTAATGGCGGTTCTGGCTCAGCGTCTGGTGCGGGTGGTTTGTGTGAAATGCAAGGAGCCGTACCAACCAACTCCTGAGGAGGTTGAGAGCTTCAATATCACTCCGGAGGAATTGGAAGAGGGGCAGTGGGTTCGTGGTCGTGGGTGCCCTAACTGCAAGCATACAGGCTACAAGGGTCGCCGAGCGGTGTTCGAATTGATGACGATGAACACAACTTTGCGAGAGATGGCTTTCAATAGCGAGCCGGCCCAGAACATTCGCCGTCAGGCCAGATTGCTGGGCATGAGTACACTTGTTGAGGATGCAAAGGACAAAGCGTACGAAGGCATGACTTCGCTGTCAGAGGTGCTGAAACTTTCGAAGGGTGGCCATTGA
- a CDS encoding aspartate carbamoyltransferase catalytic subunit, with amino-acid sequence MLLSELPMTGPWGERHLLGLEKLSADQILTILNLADHFDRVTSGGSGKLDLLRGIVVANLFFENSTRTKTSFNLAARRLGADTVDFHASTSSLSKGETFIDTALTIEAMSVDLVVCRHRTPGAPHLLARHLQAGVLNAGDGTHEHPTQALLDMLTIRQRLGRIEGLTVALVGDIRHSRVAMSNIHGLLKLGARVIVCGPATLIPAEITRLGVEVAYNLDKILPEVDVVNLLRVQFERQRGAFFPSIPEYAHLFGMNGDRIRRGRKELLVLAPGPINRGVELTPEVADGRHSAILQQVSNGLLVRMACLSLLAREAMGTERPVAAAARNRSLNEKGGVA; translated from the coding sequence ATGCTCTTGTCAGAATTGCCCATGACGGGTCCGTGGGGCGAACGGCATCTGCTGGGACTGGAAAAACTGTCGGCAGATCAGATCCTGACGATCCTGAATCTGGCCGATCACTTTGATCGCGTTACCAGCGGTGGGTCAGGCAAACTTGATCTGCTGCGTGGAATCGTTGTCGCGAATCTGTTTTTCGAAAACTCCACGCGTACGAAAACAAGCTTCAACCTTGCGGCCCGAAGGCTGGGCGCGGATACGGTCGACTTCCACGCCAGCACCAGCAGCCTTTCCAAGGGTGAAACGTTTATCGACACCGCACTCACCATCGAAGCCATGAGTGTTGACCTGGTTGTGTGCCGTCATCGAACGCCGGGAGCCCCACACCTGCTGGCTCGTCATCTGCAGGCCGGCGTTTTAAATGCAGGCGACGGCACTCACGAACATCCGACTCAGGCCCTGCTGGACATGCTCACCATTCGTCAGCGACTTGGCCGTATTGAGGGACTGACCGTCGCACTCGTCGGTGATATCCGGCACAGTCGCGTCGCGATGTCCAATATCCATGGATTGCTGAAGCTGGGAGCCCGAGTGATTGTCTGCGGCCCGGCAACGCTGATTCCTGCTGAAATCACGCGACTGGGAGTCGAAGTCGCCTACAACCTGGACAAGATTCTTCCGGAAGTTGATGTTGTGAATCTGCTGCGAGTTCAGTTCGAACGACAGCGAGGAGCTTTCTTCCCGTCGATCCCGGAGTACGCACACTTGTTTGGGATGAATGGAGATCGGATTCGACGCGGTCGAAAAGAACTTCTGGTGCTGGCGCCGGGGCCGATTAATCGCGGGGTGGAGCTAACACCGGAAGTAGCCGATGGTCGGCATTCTGCCATCCTGCAACAGGTTTCGAACGGGCTGCTGGTGCGAATGGCATGTCTTTCTCTGCTGGCTCGCGAAGCGATGGGGACAGAACGGCCAGTTGCCGCGGCCGCACGCAACCGCTCCCTGAACGAAAAGGGAGGTGTGGCATGA
- a CDS encoding DUF3467 domain-containing protein, giving the protein MSEANEGTPASEAPQQQQQVQEVVVDDSGANAGYANFCRVSSTPEELILDLGLNPTPYATGKVDVKVNQRIILNHFTAKRLWSALSMALQRHEQAFGVLETDVRKRVKIQSPEG; this is encoded by the coding sequence GTGAGCGAAGCAAATGAAGGTACACCAGCGTCTGAAGCACCACAGCAACAGCAGCAGGTTCAGGAAGTTGTGGTCGATGATTCTGGCGCGAACGCTGGTTACGCGAACTTCTGCCGAGTTTCAAGTACTCCGGAAGAACTGATTCTGGACCTTGGTCTCAACCCAACGCCATACGCAACTGGCAAGGTTGACGTAAAGGTCAATCAGCGAATCATCCTGAATCACTTCACAGCCAAGCGTCTGTGGAGTGCCCTCTCCATGGCGTTGCAGCGTCACGAACAGGCATTCGGAGTTCTGGAAACTGACGTTCGCAAGCGAGTGAAGATTCAGAGCCCTGAAGGCTAA
- a CDS encoding peptidylprolyl isomerase, protein MSLRFAVRSMICVCLLSVLPLTGTADETVTTPQSAAASPEKFKVKFETTRGDFVVEVTRSWAPVGADRFHELVQAGFFDEAGFFRVVPGFVVQFGLNADPAVQAKWTTAKIKDDPVTQSNKRGYLTFATAGPNTRTTQLFINFDDNSRLDQMGFAPFGLVVEGMDVVDKINSEYGQSPNQGRITAEGNAYLKARFPKLDYIRKATIVPAAE, encoded by the coding sequence ATGTCTCTGAGATTTGCTGTTCGTTCCATGATATGCGTTTGTTTGCTGAGCGTCCTTCCACTCACCGGTACGGCAGACGAAACGGTCACCACGCCTCAGTCTGCCGCGGCCAGCCCTGAAAAGTTTAAGGTGAAATTCGAAACCACCAGGGGAGATTTTGTTGTTGAAGTGACACGATCGTGGGCTCCAGTCGGCGCGGACCGGTTTCATGAACTGGTTCAGGCTGGATTCTTCGACGAGGCTGGTTTCTTCCGCGTCGTCCCGGGCTTTGTCGTGCAGTTTGGATTAAATGCCGATCCAGCCGTTCAGGCGAAATGGACAACTGCAAAAATCAAAGACGATCCCGTAACTCAGAGCAACAAACGCGGGTACCTGACCTTTGCAACAGCCGGCCCTAACACACGTACGACGCAATTGTTTATCAATTTCGACGACAACTCACGGCTGGATCAGATGGGCTTCGCTCCGTTCGGGCTGGTCGTGGAAGGGATGGACGTCGTGGACAAAATCAATTCCGAATATGGTCAGAGCCCCAATCAGGGCCGCATTACCGCCGAGGGCAATGCGTATCTGAAAGCTCGTTTTCCGAAACTGGATTACATCCGGAAAGCGACCATCGTTCCAGCGGCCGAATAA
- a CDS encoding type IV pilus twitching motility protein PilT, which translates to MRSFQIDKLLETVVKERVSDLHITVGQPPVVRMGGHMVRLETRTLDAEDTSNLMKSITPERNQQELQERGGTDFGFAFGDKARFRVAVFKQRGMIGMVLRRIPNEFLTFEQLGLPPVIRDLIQRPRGLFLVTGPTGSGKTTSLASMINWMNHNMDHHIITLEDPIEYYHDHHKSTINQREIGVDVPSFPEALRRALRMDPDVILVGEMRDLETISAAITAAETGHVVFGTLHTTGAQGTVDRIIDVFPTNQQEQIRTQLANAIIGILSQALLPRKPKGLVAAYEMLVVTPAISNLIREGKTFRINSSIQTGRKFGMILLDDSLFNLWKNGLCEERDVIAKSNNPGELRARIERAKRGVFDDDEDDDDDDE; encoded by the coding sequence ATGCGTTCATTTCAGATCGACAAATTGCTTGAGACGGTTGTCAAAGAGCGAGTCAGCGATCTTCATATTACTGTCGGCCAGCCTCCCGTCGTACGCATGGGCGGGCACATGGTGCGTCTGGAAACGCGGACGCTGGATGCCGAAGACACGTCCAACCTGATGAAGAGCATCACTCCGGAACGCAACCAGCAGGAGCTTCAGGAGCGGGGCGGGACGGACTTTGGTTTCGCCTTCGGGGATAAAGCCCGGTTTCGTGTGGCTGTCTTCAAACAGCGCGGCATGATCGGGATGGTGTTGCGGCGAATTCCCAATGAATTTTTGACGTTCGAGCAGCTGGGGCTGCCGCCTGTCATTCGGGATTTGATTCAGCGTCCTCGCGGATTGTTTCTGGTCACGGGGCCGACGGGGTCAGGAAAGACCACCAGTCTGGCGAGCATGATCAACTGGATGAACCATAACATGGATCATCACATCATCACGCTGGAAGACCCGATCGAGTACTACCACGACCATCATAAATCCACGATCAACCAGCGTGAAATTGGAGTGGACGTTCCGAGTTTCCCGGAAGCCCTCCGGCGGGCGTTGCGTATGGACCCCGACGTGATTCTGGTGGGGGAAATGCGTGACCTGGAAACCATTTCTGCGGCCATTACGGCTGCTGAGACCGGGCACGTTGTCTTCGGTACTCTGCATACAACGGGTGCACAGGGGACGGTTGACCGTATCATCGACGTGTTTCCAACGAATCAGCAGGAACAGATTCGTACTCAGCTCGCGAATGCGATCATCGGGATTCTGAGCCAGGCGCTCCTGCCTCGTAAACCCAAGGGTCTTGTGGCGGCTTATGAAATGCTTGTGGTGACCCCCGCGATTTCCAACCTGATTCGTGAGGGCAAGACATTCCGAATCAATTCGTCCATTCAGACCGGGCGTAAATTCGGGATGATTCTGCTGGATGATTCCTTATTCAACCTGTGGAAGAACGGGCTCTGTGAAGAACGTGATGTGATCGCGAAATCAAACAACCCTGGTGAATTGCGAGCTCGTATTGAGCGTGCGAAACGCGGCGTGTTTGATGATGACGAAGATGATGATGACGATGACGAGTGA
- a CDS encoding DUF3467 domain-containing protein yields the protein MTSNSHPEGTPGDDGPQSQEIRHSQIGALVPANVARGTFSTGAVVLQGQHEFIVDFLLRMQQPQQVAARIVMPPGVVAQFIQALQDNLRKYEERFGEIPPANNPSPPPGAQRQSAQDLYDMLKIPEDTMSGNYANAVMIGHTATEFSFDFITTFFPRSAVSQRVFLAAPNAKRLLESLNHSFGQFQQRLQNPPAPPTPPDTWNADQDHHDPDSLL from the coding sequence ATGACCAGTAATTCACATCCCGAGGGAACTCCTGGAGACGACGGCCCACAAAGTCAGGAGATCCGGCACAGCCAGATCGGGGCGCTGGTCCCGGCAAATGTGGCCAGAGGCACATTCAGCACGGGAGCCGTTGTCCTGCAGGGTCAGCACGAATTCATCGTGGACTTTTTACTTCGGATGCAGCAACCGCAGCAGGTCGCCGCGAGAATTGTCATGCCACCCGGCGTCGTCGCGCAATTCATTCAGGCTCTTCAGGACAATCTGCGCAAGTACGAGGAACGATTTGGGGAGATTCCTCCGGCCAATAATCCCTCTCCGCCTCCCGGCGCGCAACGTCAGTCTGCCCAGGATTTGTACGACATGCTGAAAATCCCCGAAGATACAATGTCGGGGAATTATGCAAACGCTGTCATGATCGGGCATACCGCAACTGAATTCTCGTTCGACTTCATTACAACATTCTTCCCGCGTTCGGCTGTTTCGCAACGGGTCTTTCTGGCCGCGCCGAACGCCAAAAGATTGCTGGAATCGCTGAACCATTCTTTCGGACAGTTTCAGCAGCGTTTGCAGAATCCTCCGGCACCGCCGACGCCACCAGATACGTGGAATGCCGATCAGGATCACCACGACCCGGATTCGCTGCTCTGA
- a CDS encoding SET domain-containing protein, with translation MPTRQSPMIEIRRTRSKGRGVFATQFIPRDTVIEIAPVLVLPAGEVLDDTIESVLSHYVFEWTKKTVAVALGYGSLYNHSYTPNARYEDRPGQIKAYIAVRDIQPGQEVTINYNGDEFSKEPVWFDVVEEPPESSKNRTKGSSRKTTVASARGQKKSTKASATETKSKPQVTTAKTPSAARTTRRNSERNLTPTLANDSKTKARRTSS, from the coding sequence ATGCCCACTCGCCAAAGTCCTATGATTGAAATCCGCCGCACCCGATCCAAGGGACGCGGCGTCTTCGCGACACAATTCATTCCCAGAGATACCGTGATTGAAATCGCTCCGGTCCTTGTTCTGCCTGCCGGCGAAGTTCTGGACGATACGATTGAGAGCGTCTTATCGCATTATGTCTTTGAATGGACAAAGAAAACCGTTGCCGTCGCGCTGGGCTATGGGTCGCTTTACAATCACTCCTACACCCCCAACGCTCGCTATGAAGACCGACCGGGACAAATCAAGGCCTACATCGCTGTTCGGGATATCCAACCCGGTCAGGAAGTAACGATCAATTACAACGGCGATGAATTCTCCAAAGAGCCTGTCTGGTTCGATGTTGTGGAAGAACCCCCGGAGTCTTCAAAGAACAGGACAAAGGGCAGCAGCAGGAAAACAACTGTGGCGTCCGCTCGTGGTCAGAAGAAATCCACGAAAGCATCCGCCACGGAAACAAAAAGCAAACCACAGGTGACGACAGCGAAAACACCATCCGCTGCCCGAACGACTCGGCGGAACAGTGAAAGAAATCTGACGCCCACACTGGCAAATGACAGTAAGACGAAGGCCCGTCGGACGTCCAGCTAG